One part of the Xiphophorus maculatus strain JP 163 A chromosome 1, X_maculatus-5.0-male, whole genome shotgun sequence genome encodes these proteins:
- the LOC102233907 gene encoding uncharacterized oxidoreductase At1g06690, chloroplastic-like isoform X2: MWQVSGAHGTVDKTKAVEAMQAYVDAGLTTFDMADIYGPAEEIYGLFNNQLKSSGSAAPALQGLTKFVPRPGPMDRRVVEKALQRSMSRMQVNALDCVQFHWWDYKDKRYLDALGHLSDLQKEGVLRELALTNFDTQRLEEITQKGICISSNQVQYSLIDQRPAARMEQLCMANNIKLLTYGTLAGGLLSERYSGKAEPSSRAELHTASLSKYKNMIDSWGGWTLFQDLLVALETVAKRHGCSVASVATRYVLDRPAVGGVIVGCRFGVAGAGQHIGDSLRSCSPELQLTAEDHAAIEGITRRSTDLMALIGDCGDEYRR; this comes from the exons ATGTGGCAGGTGTCCGGAGCTCACGGAACCGTGGACAAAACCAAAGCAG TTGAGGCCATGCAGGCCTATGTGGACGCTGGACTGACCACATTCGACATGGCAGACATTTATGGGCCGGCTGAAGAGATATATGGACTGTTTAATAACCAG CTGAAATCCTCAGGAAGTGCAGCTCCAGCTCTGCAGGGTCTAACGAAATTTGTCCCCCGACCAGGACCGATGGACCGCAGG GTGGTGGAGAAGGCGCTGCAGCGCTCCATGAGCCGCATGCAGGTGAACGCCCTGGACTGTGTTCAGTTTCACTGGTGGGACTACAAAGACAAGCGATACCTGGATGCTCTTGGACACCTGTCTGACCTGCAGAAGGAGGGAGTCCTAC GGGAGCTTGCCCTCACTAACTTTGACACACAGAGACTGGAGGAGATCACTCAGAAAGGCATCTGCATCTCCAGCAACCAG GTGCAGTACTCTCTGATCGACCAGCGACCTGCAGCCAGGATGGAGCAGCTCTGCATGGCCAACAACATAAAGCTCCTCACATATGGAACGCTGG CCGGCGGCCTCCTCTCTGAGCGTTACTCGGGGAAGGCGGAGCCCAGCTCGCGGGCGGAACTCCACACCGCCTCCCTCTCCAAGTACAAGAACATGATTGACTCCTGGGGTGGATGGACTCTCTTCCAGGACCTCCTCGTCGCCTTGGAGACAGTGGCGAAGAGGCACGGCTGCTCAGTGGCCAGCGTGGCCACACGCTACGTGCTGGACCGCCCGGCCGTAGGCGGAGTCATTGTCGGGTGTCGGTTTGGCGTCGCCGGGGCGGGGCAGCACATCGGCGACAGCCTGCGCAGCTGCAGCCCCGAGCTGCAGCTGACGGCAGAGGATCACGCAGCCATAGAGGGCATCACGCGGCGCTCCACCGACCTGATGGCGCTCATAGGAGACTGTGGGGATGAGTACAGGAGATGA
- the LOC102233907 gene encoding uncharacterized oxidoreductase At1g06690, chloroplastic-like isoform X1, protein MSSSVPKVRLAGGLEICRVLNGMWQVSGAHGTVDKTKAVEAMQAYVDAGLTTFDMADIYGPAEEIYGLFNNQLKSSGSAAPALQGLTKFVPRPGPMDRRVVEKALQRSMSRMQVNALDCVQFHWWDYKDKRYLDALGHLSDLQKEGVLRELALTNFDTQRLEEITQKGICISSNQVQYSLIDQRPAARMEQLCMANNIKLLTYGTLAGGLLSERYSGKAEPSSRAELHTASLSKYKNMIDSWGGWTLFQDLLVALETVAKRHGCSVASVATRYVLDRPAVGGVIVGCRFGVAGAGQHIGDSLRSCSPELQLTAEDHAAIEGITRRSTDLMALIGDCGDEYRR, encoded by the exons ATGTCCTCCTCGGTTCCCAAAGTGAGGCTGGCCGGTGGTCTGGAGATATGCCGAGTCCTGAACGGGATGTGGCAGGTGTCCGGAGCTCACGGAACCGTGGACAAAACCAAAGCAG TTGAGGCCATGCAGGCCTATGTGGACGCTGGACTGACCACATTCGACATGGCAGACATTTATGGGCCGGCTGAAGAGATATATGGACTGTTTAATAACCAG CTGAAATCCTCAGGAAGTGCAGCTCCAGCTCTGCAGGGTCTAACGAAATTTGTCCCCCGACCAGGACCGATGGACCGCAGG GTGGTGGAGAAGGCGCTGCAGCGCTCCATGAGCCGCATGCAGGTGAACGCCCTGGACTGTGTTCAGTTTCACTGGTGGGACTACAAAGACAAGCGATACCTGGATGCTCTTGGACACCTGTCTGACCTGCAGAAGGAGGGAGTCCTAC GGGAGCTTGCCCTCACTAACTTTGACACACAGAGACTGGAGGAGATCACTCAGAAAGGCATCTGCATCTCCAGCAACCAG GTGCAGTACTCTCTGATCGACCAGCGACCTGCAGCCAGGATGGAGCAGCTCTGCATGGCCAACAACATAAAGCTCCTCACATATGGAACGCTGG CCGGCGGCCTCCTCTCTGAGCGTTACTCGGGGAAGGCGGAGCCCAGCTCGCGGGCGGAACTCCACACCGCCTCCCTCTCCAAGTACAAGAACATGATTGACTCCTGGGGTGGATGGACTCTCTTCCAGGACCTCCTCGTCGCCTTGGAGACAGTGGCGAAGAGGCACGGCTGCTCAGTGGCCAGCGTGGCCACACGCTACGTGCTGGACCGCCCGGCCGTAGGCGGAGTCATTGTCGGGTGTCGGTTTGGCGTCGCCGGGGCGGGGCAGCACATCGGCGACAGCCTGCGCAGCTGCAGCCCCGAGCTGCAGCTGACGGCAGAGGATCACGCAGCCATAGAGGGCATCACGCGGCGCTCCACCGACCTGATGGCGCTCATAGGAGACTGTGGGGATGAGTACAGGAGATGA
- the tkt gene encoding transketolase: MEDYHKPDQQTVQALRNIAARLRINSIKATTAAGSGHPTSCCSAAEIMSVLFFHSMKYRPEDPRNPNNDRFILSKGHAAPVLYAVWAEVGYLKENELLNLRKVDSILEGHPVPKQQFVDVATGSLGQGLGAACGMAYTGKYFDKASYRVFCLLGDGEASEGAVWEGMAFASYYQLDNLVAIMDINRLGQSDPAPLQHHVEKYQRRCEAFGWHAIIVDGHSVEELCKVLSQPRHQPLAIIAKTIKGKGIPAAEDKMGWHGKPLPKDMSESVIRELQSRIVSCSKRLYPAPPNEDTSPVSLRNIRMPSAPNYKPGEKIATRKAYGVALAKLGRYNERVVVLDGDTKNSTFSELFKNEHPNRYVECYIAEQNLVSVAIGCAVRDRNVVFASTFATFFTRAYDQLRMAAISESNINLCGSHCGVSIGEDGPSQMGLEDLAMFRAIPTSTIFYPSDGVSTEKAVELAAITKGLCFIRTSRPENNVIYNCNEDFHVGQAKVVYKTSDDHVTVVGAGVTLQEALAAAEMLKKERINIRVIDPFTIKPLDSKTIIDSARATRGRIITVEDHYYEGGLGEAVCSAVVNEPGFTVHRLAVSQVPRSGKPHELLRLFGIDRDAIAQAVRKTLSSSANAK, encoded by the exons ATGGAGGACTACCACAAGCCGGACCAGCAGACGGTGCAGGCGCTCAGGAACATCGCCGCCCGGCTCCGAATCAACTCCATCAAGGCGACAACTGCAGCGGGCAGCGG CCATCCCACATCATGCTGCAGCGCGGCAGAGATCATGTCTGTGCTCTTTTTTCATTCCATGAAGTATCGACCCGAAGACCCCCGTAACCCCAACAATGATCGCTTCATCCTCTCCAAG GGTCATGCAGCTCCTGTGCTGTATGCTGTCTGGGCGGAGGTCGGCTACCTGAAGGAGAACGAGCTTCTGAACCTCCGTAAAGTCGACTCAATCCTGGAGGGCCACCCTGTGCCG AAGCAGCAGTTCGTGGATGTGGCCACTGGATCTCTGGGTCAGGGCCTTGGAGCCGCCTGTGGAATGGCCTACACTGGAAAATACTTTGACAAGGCCAG CTATCGGGTGTTCTGCCTGCTGGGTGATGGAGAGGCGTCGGAGGGTGCGGTGTGGGAGGGCATGGCGTTCGCCTCCTACTATCAGCTGGACAACCTGGTGGCCATAATGGACATCAATCGCCTGGGCCAGAGCGACCCGGCTCCACTGCAGCACCATGTGGAGAAATATCAGCGACGCTGTGAGGCCTTTGG CTGGCATGCCATCATTGTGGACGGTCACAGTGTGGAGGAGCTGTGTAAGGTGCTGAGTCAGCCCCGCCACCAGCCCCTCGCCATCATAGCCAAAACCATCAAGGGCAAAGGCATCCCAG CGGCTGAGGATAAGATGGGCTGGCATGGAAAGCCTCTGCCCAAAGACATGTCGGAGAGCGTGATCAGGGAGCTGCAGAGTCGCATCGTCAGCTGCAGCAAACGCCTCTATCCTGCGCCGCCCAATGAGGACACATCGCCCGTCAGCCTGCGCAACATCCGCATGCCAAGCGCACCCAACTACAAACCTGGAGAAAAG ATTGCTACGAGGAAGGCGTACGGCGTGGCTCTGGCCAAGCTGGGCCGCTACAACGAACGAGTGGTGGTCCTCGATGGAGACACGAAAAACTCCACGTTCTCTGAGCTCTTCAAAAATGAGCACCCCAACCGCTATGTGGAGTGCTACATTGCAGAGCAGAACCTG GTGAGCGTGGCGATCGGCTGCGCTGTGCGCGACCGTAACGTGGTGTTCGCCAGCACCTTCGCCACATTCTTCACCCGAGCCTACGACCAGCTCCGCATGGCCGCCATCTCCGAGAGCAACATCAACCTCTGCGGCTCCCACTGTGGCGTTTCCATCG GGGAAGACGGGCCGTCTCAGATGGGCCTGGAGGACCTGGCCATGTTTAGAGCCATTCCCACTTCGACCATCTTCTACCCGAGCGACGGGGTCTCCACGGAGAAGGCTGTGGAGCTCGCAGCCATTACAAAG GGTTTGTGCTTCATACGAACAAGTCGCCCAGAAAACAACGTCATTTACAACTGCAACGAGGACTTCCATGTTGGTCAGGCTAAG GTCGTGTATAAAACCAGTGATGACCACGTGACCGTGGTTGGAGCAGGAGTGACCCTCCAGGAGGCTCTGGCTGCAGCAGAAATGCTAAAGAAAG AGAGAATCAACATTCGCGTGATCGACCCGTTCACCATCAAACCCCTGGACTCCAAGACCATCATCGACAGTGCCAGAGCCACCAGAGGACGCATCATCACAGTGGAAGACCACTACTACGAAG GTGGGCTCGGCGAGGCCGTGTGCTCGGCGGTGGTGAACGAACCCGGATTCACCGTTCACCGCCTGGCGGTCTCCCAGGTGCCCCGCAGCGGCAAGCCCCACGAGCTGCTGCGGCTCTTCGGCATCGACCGCGACGCCATCGCCCAGGCGGTGCGCAAGACGCTCAGCAGCTCTGCCAACGCCAAATAA
- the nsun5 gene encoding probable 28S rRNA (cytosine-C(5))-methyltransferase — MALYVTAAEILEKAERKQGALKTLVYDSKFPNIKQLFALVCEAQKFSSVLQEIIESTKLLKLTKLKMPLAKVLLYDLLIGQGLKCGGTWKANMMKHRPRLQAELARMKVRRKVSRNEDLLPAGTPAEQLPRYVRVNTLKTTVGDTVDYLKREGFSYLGQAVRLDNLTLKNKEFVLDLHLPEVLAFPPNTDFHDHFLYKAGHIILQDKASCLPAYLLHPPPGSHVIDACAAPGNKTSHLAAIMKNRGRLFAFDLDGKRLSTMSTLLLRAGVSCHQLANRDFLTVDPDDPQYKDVEYILLDPSCSGSGMVCLRDGSPANQEEVKARLAALASFQLRCLNLSLRFPSLKRLVYSTCSIHSQENEEVVAACLQQNPNFRLVPLLAQWPERGLEPLSQCLRASTTKTLTHGFFVALLEKVSNARGIKEKPAVPVSEAESVPPAPSSDAKIPDATEENSDCSDAEGMLTSVVGEINDSSNKKRRRKRKRKKKKATKAE, encoded by the exons ATGGCTCTGTACGTGACCGCCGCAGAGATCCTAGAGAAAGCCGAGCGGAAGCAGGGCGCCCTGAAGACTCTGGTTTACGACAGCAAGTTTCCGAACATCAAGCAGCTCTTCGCGCTGGTTTGCGAGGCGCAGAAGTTTTCCTCCGTCCTGCAGGAGATCATCGAGTCAACCAAGCTGCTGAAGCTCACCAAGCTGAAAATGCCCCTGGCTAAGGTGCTGCTGTACGACCTGCTGATTGGCCAGGGCCTGAAGTGCGGCGGCACCTGGAAGGCCAATATGATGAAGCACCGGCCCCGCCTGCAGGCGGAGCTGGCCCGAATGAAGGTGAGGAGGAAGGTCAGCAGGAACGAAGACCTCCTCCCTGCTGGGACCCCCGCGGAACAGCTGCCCAGGTATGTGCGTGTGAACACACTGAAGACCACCGTGGGGGATACTGTGGACTACCTGAAGAGGGAGGGCTTCTCCTACCTGGGTCAGGCTGTGAGGCTGGATAACTTAACCCTGAAGAATAAGGAGTTTGTGTTGGACCTGCACCTCCCAGAGGTCCTGGCGTTCCCCCCTAACACAGACTTCCATGACCACTTCCTGTACAAAGCAGGTCACATCATCCTGCAGGACAAAGCCAGCTGCCTCCCAGCTTATCTGCTCCACCCCCCGCCGGGCAGTCACGTCATCGACGCCTGTGCTGCCCCTGGCAACAAAACCAGCCACCTGGCAGCCATCATGAAGAACAGAGGAAGGCTGTTTGCATTTGACCTGGACGGGAAGCGGTTGAGCACCATGTCCACTCTGCTGCTCAGAGCTGGGGTCAGCTGTCACCAGCTGGCCAATCGGGACTTCCTAACGGTGGACCCTGATGATCCACAGTATAAAGATGTAGAGTACATCCTGCTGGATCCATCCTGCAGCGGTTCAG GTATGGTGTGTCTGCGGGACGGCTCTCCTGCCAATCAGGAGGAGGTAAAGGCTCGCCTGGCGGCGCTGGCCTCCTTCCAGCTGCGCTGCCTGAATCTCAGCCTCAGGTTCCCCAGCCTGAAGCGCCTGGTCTACTCCACCTGCTCCATCCACAGCCAGGAGAACGAGGAAGTCGTCGCCGCCTGTCTGCAGCAGAACCCCAACTTCAG GTTGGTGCCGCTGCTGGCTCAGTGGCCTGAACGAGGACTGGAGCCGCTCTCGCAGTGTTTACGGGCCAGTACCACCAAGACTCTCACACATGGCTTTTTTGTGGCCCTGCTGGAAAAAGTTAGTAATGCTAGGGGCATAAAGGAGAAACCTGCAGTTCCAGTAAG TGAGGCTGAGAGTGTTCCTCCTGCTCCCTCTTCTGATGCAAAAATACCTGATGCTACAGAGGAAAACTCTGACTGCTCGGATGCAGAGGGGATGCTGACATCTGTAGTGGGAGAAATCAATGATTCATCCAAcaagaaaaggaggagaaaaagaaaaaggaagaagaagaaagcaacCAAAGCAGAGTGA